The following nucleotide sequence is from Oceanimonas doudoroffii.
CTTTGAGGCCCATGAGCTCGATCGCGTGGTGGATCAAATCAATGCCCAGGGCTTTGGCCTGACCTTTGGCCTGCACACGCGGGTCGACAAGCGGGTGGAGCGCATCACCAGCCGGATCAAGGTTGGTAATATCTATGTCAACCGCAACCAGATTGGTGCCATCGTCGGCTCCCAGCCCTTTGGCGGTGAAGGTCTCTCGGGCACCGGTCCCAAGGCGGGTGGTCCCCAGTATGTGCGCCGCTTTATGGCCAGTGCGAACGGCACCGGTGTGCAACCGGCACAAGCGGCGGCGGTTACCGCGGCCCAGGTGCAGGCGGCCATTGTGCAGCTGGATGGCAAGGACTGGGCGCGCTCCCAGAACCGGGCCGAGCGGCTGGCAACCCTGTTTGGCAGTGTGCCCGCGGCCCTGGATGCCCATGCGGAAGAGATGCCGGGCCCGACCGGTGAGCTGAACCGGCTGCGCTGTTTTGCCCGTGGCACCATCCTCTGCCTGGGGCCGGATTTGGCCTCGGCCATGACTCAGGCCGGCACCGCCCTGTCTCAGGGCAACGCCGTGGTGGTGGTGGCCCCGGGGGCTCAGGCCGCGCTGGAAGGCGCGGTGGCCGCGGGCATTCCGGCCATCGGCCTGGACGGCCTGTTGCGGCCCGAAGCGCTCGAGACCCTCACCGGGTTTGAGGCGGTGACCAGTGGCGCCGATAGCGACACCCTGCGTCAGTACCGTGTGGCCCTGGCCCGACGTGACGGGGCCCTGTTGCCGTTGATCACCGAGCAGTCGTTGCCCGAGCGCTTCGTGCTTGAGCGTCACCTCTGCGTTGATACCACCGCCGCCGGCGGCAACGCCAGCCTGATCGCGACCTCGGAGTAACAAGCAAAACGGCCGTGACCCGGTTCAACGGGTCACGGCCGTGGCGTTACCTGGCCTCGGCCGGTTTAGATGCCGACGGGGCCGATATCCCGCACGTTTTCCATCACCACAAAGGTGCTGGTCTGCAGCACATGGGGAAGGGCGGAGATCTTCTCTCCCAGCACCATGCGGTAGGATGCCATGTCCTTGGTACGCACCTTCAGCAGGTAGTCAAAGCCCCCGGCGATCATGTGGCACTGCTCCACTTCGGTGATCTTGAGGGCCGCCTTGTTAAAGGCCGAGAGGGCCTTGCTGCTGGTATCGCTCAGGGTGATCTGCACAAAGGCGATATGGCTCATGCCGAGCTTGCTCTGATCCACCAGGGCGGTATAACCCTTGATGTATCCCTGTTCTTCCAGCTTGCGCATTCTCAGCTGGCAGGGGGTTTTTGACAATCCTACCCGTGATGCCAGCTCGGTCAGCGTCATGCGGGCATTTTCCTGAAGTTCCTTGATGATCTGCTGATCGGCCCTGTCCAGATGTCCCATGGTTAGCCTCACCTGTAGAATTTATGAATAGTCTGGCACATCAAGTGTGCCTCATAAGTCTACAAGCGTTTTATTTTTGGTAAAACTGTCCTTTTGCTTCAGGCTTGAGTGTGCCTTTGTGCTTAGCGCGCATGGGTGGGCATGCCCTTATCCACGGCGCGAATCAACCGGGCAGTCTTGCGATCCTGGCGGGCCAGCTTGTCTGCCTGCCGGGCCAGGGCCCAGTCGATATGCTCCCGCACCATGTCATCCACCTGGTCACGTTTTTGCTCCAGGGCAAACACCACCATGGGGCTGGCGGGGGCGTTGCCCAGGGCCACGGCGATATTGCGCAGCCAGCGGCGGTGACCGATACGGCGAATGGGGCTGCCCTCGGTCATGCTCAGAAAGTGTGTCTCGCTCCAGTCAAACAGCTCCAGCAATTGCGGTGCATGCAGCCGCTCCCGTGGGGCAAAGTCCGGCTCCTGGCTGGCATTGGCAAAGCGGTTCCAGGGACAGATCAGCTGGCAGTCGTCGCAGCCGTAAATGCGATTGCCCATCAGCGGACGAAATTCTTCCGGAATGGGGCCGTCCAGCTCTATGGTGAGGTAGGAAATGCAGCGGCGGGCGTCCACCACATAGGGTTCAACAATGGCCTGGGTCGGGCAGATGGTGAGACAGGCCACGCAGTTGCCACAGCCTTCTGCCACCGGCTGGTCCACCGGCAGCGGCAGGTTGACCAACAGCTCACCGAGGAAAAAGAACGAGCCCTGCTCCTTGTTGAGCACCAGGGAATGCTTGCCGGTCCAGCCCAGGCCGGCGTTCACCGCCAGCGGTCGTTCCAGCACCGGCGCCGAGTCCACAAAGGGGCGGGCGACCAGCTTCTCGGCCCGCTCGGCGATTTTGTCCGCCAGCTTCTTCAGCCGGTTGCGCAGCACCTTGTGATAGTCCCGCCCCAGCGCATAACGGCTGATGTAGCCTTTGTCCGGGTCGCTCAGCACATGGGCGATGGCCGCGTGTTCGGGCATATAGTTCATGCGCACCGAAATGACCCGCAGGGTACCCGGCAGCAGTTCATGGGGGCGGGCCCGCATCATGCCGTGGCGGGCCATGTAGTCCATTTCGCCGTGATAGCCTTTTGCCAGCCAGTCCGCCAGCTGCGACTCGTGTTCGGACAGATCGGTACCGGT
It contains:
- a CDS encoding Lrp/AsnC family transcriptional regulator, giving the protein MGHLDRADQQIIKELQENARMTLTELASRVGLSKTPCQLRMRKLEEQGYIKGYTALVDQSKLGMSHIAFVQITLSDTSSKALSAFNKAALKITEVEQCHMIAGGFDYLLKVRTKDMASYRMVLGEKISALPHVLQTSTFVVMENVRDIGPVGI
- the queG gene encoding tRNA epoxyqueuosine(34) reductase QueG; the encoded protein is MTTPDFAALAHDIKLWAAELGFDQAGITGTDLSEHESQLADWLAKGYHGEMDYMARHGMMRARPHELLPGTLRVISVRMNYMPEHAAIAHVLSDPDKGYISRYALGRDYHKVLRNRLKKLADKIAERAEKLVARPFVDSAPVLERPLAVNAGLGWTGKHSLVLNKEQGSFFFLGELLVNLPLPVDQPVAEGCGNCVACLTICPTQAIVEPYVVDARRCISYLTIELDGPIPEEFRPLMGNRIYGCDDCQLICPWNRFANASQEPDFAPRERLHAPQLLELFDWSETHFLSMTEGSPIRRIGHRRWLRNIAVALGNAPASPMVVFALEQKRDQVDDMVREHIDWALARQADKLARQDRKTARLIRAVDKGMPTHAR